A genome region from Bacteroidota bacterium includes the following:
- a CDS encoding T9SS type A sorting domain-containing protein, translating to MKKFYPLIIAAVFFCASGSAQSSASSKKTTFREVQHSYEKKFTDQNTGNSSNEEYLRYKEWEWFNEQRTFPGGTFPDPEILIREYRNYRNTLAQTRTGDTHTQTANWIFLGPDVVPANGGGAGRINCMAIDPANAQNIFVGAACGGLWKSIDGGATWSSNTDLLPAISISDIAIDPANTQVMYLATGDKYGIYFSEQTWGQYSAGILKSTDGGATWNTTGMNYSLFNNAIIQRLIIDPSNTNILFAATNSGIFKTTDGGTTWNIIRNGNYYDIEMNPSNDQIIYSGDSLTFIRSTDGGTTWNVISGLFSNGRISIAVTPANANDVYVWSVGGGFYFSTTSGASFVPKSDPSFAAQPYGYEDKVLEVSPVNANVIFVGGMLIARSINGGTNWATVSNATTFTAPNYVHSNEHALLFAAGSDSTVFSCNDGGIFKTINRGTNWSDLSNGLAIKQYYRLGSSALTPNLIYAGASNNGTDRITAVNTATRVNSSEGMECLVDFTNDNIVFSSQENGAFFKSTDGGVTFNSIPVTGCDWTSPMIMDPNDHNKMYAGGNDIYESTDNGNTWSNLTFGGLDGSCVYSLEICSSYPNYIYAATFGNLYRTTDGGITWTNITGTLPVSSAAISGITISDVNPDAAWITFSGFSNGNKVYYTNNGGTNWSNFSGTLPDVPANCIEFQNGSNNLLYLGTDLGVFYRDASMSDWLPYNTGLPNVIIDELEINYGTSKLRAATYGRGMWESDLQTSTVLTLDASAYSILYPPLSLCDSVIAPLVRIRNAGMTALDSVEIHWRMDAQSWQMMMWYGNLATLATANVSLPAYTLTAGAHTFDVFTANPNGGTDMNNYNDTLSRTFTLISPTPAGSVLPPVVEGFETTLFPPANWTIENSTNLLARSTAVGAYGLSSASMFADFYNIAAGNDKMISPYIDFTNVMPPIRLRFDLAYAPYDSVYIDTFAIDLYSDCSGIGERIYTKSSFQMNTAGLTGGVFVPNISQWRSDTLNLDSLAGHLPMEIRFLAISGYGNDLYIDNINLTGNMVGIAPYENNSSLNIYPNPSSGEINIQLHSSSESKVEIHVCDVTGKTVQEKNFSANEGMNYFSLDVSALSDGIYFVKVLQDGTMTTKKISVIR from the coding sequence TTGAAAAAATTTTACCCGCTCATCATCGCCGCAGTTTTTTTCTGCGCATCAGGTTCTGCTCAATCCTCTGCTTCTTCGAAGAAAACAACTTTCCGCGAAGTGCAGCATTCTTATGAAAAAAAATTCACGGATCAGAATACCGGCAATTCTTCGAATGAAGAATATCTCCGTTACAAAGAATGGGAATGGTTCAATGAGCAACGCACTTTTCCCGGCGGAACTTTTCCCGATCCGGAAATTCTCATTCGTGAATACCGGAATTACCGCAACACGCTCGCGCAAACACGCACGGGCGATACACACACGCAGACGGCGAACTGGATCTTTCTCGGGCCCGATGTTGTTCCTGCAAATGGCGGAGGCGCAGGAAGAATAAATTGTATGGCCATCGATCCTGCGAATGCGCAGAATATTTTTGTGGGTGCAGCGTGCGGCGGATTGTGGAAATCTATAGATGGCGGCGCAACCTGGTCTTCGAATACCGATCTTCTTCCTGCAATAAGTATTTCTGATATTGCCATTGATCCCGCGAATACACAGGTCATGTATCTCGCAACCGGGGACAAGTATGGAATTTATTTTTCCGAACAAACATGGGGACAATATTCTGCGGGAATATTAAAATCGACAGATGGTGGTGCTACGTGGAATACAACTGGAATGAATTATTCTCTTTTCAATAACGCTATCATTCAGCGCCTCATCATCGATCCGTCGAACACGAATATTCTTTTCGCTGCTACTAATTCCGGAATTTTCAAAACGACTGATGGAGGAACAACATGGAATATTATCCGCAACGGAAATTATTACGACATAGAAATGAATCCGTCGAATGATCAGATTATTTACAGCGGCGACAGTCTTACATTCATTCGCTCCACAGACGGAGGTACAACGTGGAATGTGATCAGCGGACTTTTTTCCAATGGAAGAATTTCCATCGCTGTAACTCCTGCGAATGCAAATGATGTGTATGTGTGGAGTGTGGGAGGCGGATTTTATTTTTCAACTACTTCCGGCGCTTCCTTCGTGCCGAAATCCGATCCTTCTTTTGCAGCGCAGCCCTATGGTTATGAAGATAAAGTGCTCGAAGTTTCTCCTGTGAATGCGAATGTGATCTTCGTTGGCGGAATGCTCATTGCCCGATCCATCAATGGCGGAACGAACTGGGCGACGGTTTCGAACGCAACAACTTTTACAGCGCCGAATTATGTGCACTCGAATGAACACGCGCTTTTATTCGCGGCAGGAAGTGATTCTACTGTTTTCTCCTGCAACGACGGAGGAATTTTTAAAACAATAAATCGCGGAACAAACTGGAGTGATCTCAGCAATGGCCTTGCGATCAAACAATATTATCGTCTCGGTTCTTCTGCACTCACGCCGAATTTAATTTACGCCGGCGCATCCAACAACGGAACGGATCGCATCACGGCGGTGAATACCGCAACACGAGTGAATAGTTCGGAAGGAATGGAATGTCTCGTTGATTTTACCAATGATAATATTGTTTTTTCCTCGCAGGAGAATGGCGCGTTTTTCAAATCGACAGATGGCGGAGTAACTTTCAATTCCATTCCTGTTACCGGTTGCGACTGGACTTCGCCTATGATCATGGATCCGAATGATCACAACAAAATGTATGCAGGAGGAAATGATATTTACGAATCGACCGACAATGGAAACACGTGGTCGAATCTCACCTTTGGCGGACTCGACGGAAGTTGTGTTTACTCATTGGAGATCTGCAGTTCTTATCCGAATTATATTTACGCTGCTACGTTCGGAAATCTTTATCGCACAACAGACGGCGGAATTACCTGGACGAATATTACCGGAACACTTCCGGTTTCAAGTGCGGCTATTTCAGGGATCACGATCAGCGATGTGAATCCGGATGCGGCGTGGATTACTTTTTCCGGATTCTCCAATGGAAATAAAGTTTATTACACCAACAATGGCGGAACGAACTGGAGTAATTTTTCCGGAACGCTGCCTGATGTTCCTGCGAATTGCATAGAATTTCAGAATGGAAGTAATAATTTATTGTACCTCGGAACAGATCTCGGCGTTTTTTATCGTGATGCTTCCATGAGCGACTGGTTGCCGTACAACACCGGTTTACCGAATGTGATCATTGATGAACTGGAAATAAATTATGGCACGAGTAAATTGCGCGCCGCTACTTACGGACGAGGAATGTGGGAAAGTGATCTGCAAACTTCCACCGTACTCACGCTCGACGCCAGCGCCTATTCCATTTTGTATCCCCCGCTTTCATTATGCGATTCCGTTATCGCGCCGCTCGTGCGCATACGCAACGCGGGAATGACGGCGCTTGATTCAGTGGAAATTCATTGGAGAATGGATGCACAATCGTGGCAGATGATGATGTGGTATGGAAATCTTGCAACGCTTGCTACTGCAAATGTTTCTCTTCCCGCATACACGCTCACTGCGGGCGCGCATACGTTCGATGTTTTCACTGCGAATCCGAATGGCGGAACAGACATGAATAATTATAACGATACACTTTCAAGAACATTCACACTCATCTCTCCCACTCCCGCAGGATCTGTTCTTCCGCCGGTAGTGGAAGGATTTGAAACCACTTTATTTCCTCCTGCAAACTGGACGATCGAGAATTCAACCAATCTCCTCGCACGATCAACTGCTGTGGGCGCTTACGGATTATCTTCTGCTTCCATGTTTGCCGATTTTTACAATATAGCAGCCGGGAACGACAAGATGATCTCACCGTACATCGATTTTACCAATGTAATGCCACCGATACGTTTGCGTTTTGATCTTGCTTATGCACCTTATGATTCAGTTTACATCGACACATTCGCCATCGATCTTTATTCCGATTGTTCGGGAATAGGAGAACGCATTTACACGAAGTCGAGTTTCCAGATGAACACCGCAGGACTCACCGGCGGAGTTTTTGTTCCGAACATTTCCCAATGGAGAAGCGATACGCTGAATCTCGATTCACTTGCCGGGCATTTGCCAATGGAAATACGTTTCCTCGCCATCAGCGGTTATGGAAATGATCTTTACATCGACAACATTAATCTAACCGGGAACATGGTGGGAATTGCACCTTATGAAAATAATTCTTCGCTGAACATTTATCCGAATCCTTCTTCCGGTGAAATAAATATTCAATTGCACTCTTCTTCGGAAAGTAAAGTGGAAATTCATGTGTGCGATGTAACCGGAAAAACAGTTCAGGAAAAAAACTTTTCTGCGAATGAAGGAATGAATTATTTTTCGCTCGATGTTTCTGCGTTGAGCGACGGGATTTATTTTGTGAAAGTGCTGCAGGATGGAACAATGACAACAAAGAAAATTTCGGTAATACGTTAG
- a CDS encoding class I SAM-dependent methyltransferase, which translates to MKLITEASAEKLRGGFYTPEPIAEFVLRWGINGTTDFDILEPSCGDGVFLEQLQKQKFKYKSITAIELDQEEAEKAEQINLKNKQIINDDFHTYCNHTEKRFDLVVGNPPYIRYQFFDREQQVEAGDIFIKAGLTYSKLTNAWVSFVVGSSLLLKDKGGKIGFVLPAEILQVSFAQQLRNFLAHFYNKINIISFEKLVFPNIQQEVVLLLCEKNNSKEHNIEHIELRDASELKTLDVARLKSPQKKIDFKSNKWTFYFLEQGEIDFLENIAKRRNIPTLEKFARVEVGITTGSNDFFTVPLTTVEEYDLQDYARPMVGRSVQVNSVIFTEKDWEKNKHSKAKAHLLVFSDRKNLNKKNGAVKYIAHGESLGIHKGYKTGIRDDWFVVPSLKISDALFIRRNNLYPRLIINQAEAYTTDTMHRVFVRPNTNIKAMTASYYNSLSLAFTEVSGRSHGGGVLELMPNEAERILLPYHLDNAALLPQIDKLIRNKTDIEDVLKITNQIILKEHFGLTQKEIKLAHNIWKKLSYRRLNRGK; encoded by the coding sequence ATGAAATTAATTACAGAAGCATCAGCCGAAAAATTAAGAGGCGGTTTTTACACTCCCGAACCAATTGCAGAATTTGTTTTGCGTTGGGGCATCAATGGCACCACTGACTTTGACATACTTGAACCAAGTTGCGGTGATGGTGTTTTTTTAGAACAACTGCAAAAGCAAAAGTTCAAATACAAATCAATCACAGCAATTGAACTTGACCAAGAAGAAGCAGAAAAAGCAGAGCAAATAAATTTAAAGAACAAACAAATCATAAATGATGATTTCCATACTTATTGCAACCACACAGAAAAAAGATTTGATTTAGTTGTTGGTAATCCGCCTTACATACGATACCAGTTTTTTGACAGAGAACAACAAGTTGAGGCAGGAGATATTTTTATCAAAGCAGGTTTGACTTATTCCAAACTTACAAACGCTTGGGTTTCGTTTGTCGTGGGTTCATCGCTTCTGCTCAAAGACAAAGGTGGAAAAATCGGTTTCGTTTTGCCAGCAGAAATTTTACAAGTTTCGTTTGCACAACAGTTGAGAAATTTTCTTGCACATTTCTACAACAAAATCAACATCATTTCATTTGAGAAATTAGTTTTCCCAAACATTCAACAGGAAGTTGTTTTACTTCTTTGCGAAAAGAATAATTCTAAAGAACACAACATTGAACACATTGAGTTGCGTGATGCAAGCGAATTGAAAACGCTTGATGTAGCACGGTTAAAAAGCCCACAAAAGAAAATTGATTTTAAGAGCAACAAATGGACTTTCTACTTTTTAGAGCAAGGCGAAATTGATTTTTTAGAAAATATTGCAAAGCGTAGAAATATTCCAACGCTTGAAAAATTCGCAAGAGTTGAAGTTGGAATTACAACAGGTTCAAACGACTTCTTTACAGTTCCATTGACAACAGTTGAAGAATATGACTTGCAAGATTACGCAAGACCAATGGTTGGAAGAAGTGTTCAAGTGAACTCAGTAATCTTCACCGAAAAAGATTGGGAGAAAAACAAACACTCAAAAGCAAAAGCACACTTGCTTGTTTTTTCTGACCGAAAAAATTTAAACAAGAAAAACGGAGCAGTAAAATATATTGCACACGGTGAAAGTTTAGGAATTCACAAAGGATATAAAACTGGAATTCGTGATGATTGGTTTGTAGTTCCTTCTTTAAAAATTTCGGATGCCCTATTCATCAGACGAAACAATCTTTATCCGAGATTGATAATTAACCAAGCGGAAGCATATACAACCGATACAATGCACAGAGTTTTTGTGCGACCGAACACAAATATTAAGGCAATGACAGCAAGTTATTACAACTCACTTTCACTTGCATTCACAGAAGTTTCGGGAAGAAGTCACGGAGGCGGTGTGTTAGAGTTAATGCCAAACGAAGCAGAAAGAATTTTGCTTCCTTATCATTTGGACAATGCTGCTTTGCTTCCACAGATTGACAAACTCATTCGCAACAAAACCGACATTGAAGACGTTTTGAAAATCACAAACCAAATAATTTTGAAAGAGCATTTCGGTTTGACACAAAAAGAAATAAAGTTGGCACATAACATTTGGAAAAAACTTTCTTACAGGAGACTGAATAGGGGAAAGTAA
- a CDS encoding helix-turn-helix transcriptional regulator, protein MKLEKTFGETVKKLREEQNLPLREVAKALSIDTSMLGKIEKNNRKPTKQLIEKFAKYFKVSDKDLLITFLSDAVAYQIMDEEDLSNEVFKVAEKKVKYLKTKKTDQ, encoded by the coding sequence ATGAAATTAGAAAAAACATTCGGCGAAACAGTAAAGAAACTTCGTGAGGAGCAGAATCTTCCTTTGCGTGAAGTTGCGAAAGCATTGAGTATTGATACTTCAATGTTGGGTAAGATTGAGAAGAACAATCGCAAGCCGACCAAACAACTGATAGAAAAGTTTGCAAAATATTTCAAAGTAAGCGACAAAGATTTACTGATAACTTTTTTGAGTGATGCAGTTGCTTATCAGATAATGGACGAAGAAGATTTGTCTAATGAAGTATTTAAAGTAGCAGAAAAAAAAGTAAAATATTTGAAAACAAAAAAAACCGACCAATGA
- a CDS encoding phospholipase D family protein, with protein MNITLLGQGFEAASEHSVGKQLIKFFADNNFRTFTGISAFASQAGVNGLSKHIAAAKKHLNIITIVTGVDQKGTSQEALLALLNLDINAFVFYQPSFTIFHPKIYLFEGDYKSELIIGSSNLTSQGLFTNVEASLLVSIDNSVESDRKIVEQLKDYFKGIFDFTDPNLKKLSKKIIADLVKAKVVPTEAERKAAQDKAEKSKRTETENIISKIFPKRAIAKIPTEFRGTKKTVTITSSAAVVVGSISKKGELLWESGKLTERDLNIPKGSNTNPTGSMLFKKGKTKGIDQRHYFRDAVFTSLKWKRDTKPETSHLERAEGTFNIVIDGKPSGSFKLTLTHNPRTDTRSYEQKNSMTSISWGEAKKVIAKDNLIGKNATLYKTKKKSEFTLEIK; from the coding sequence ATGAACATTACACTTTTAGGACAAGGATTTGAGGCCGCATCAGAACATTCAGTTGGTAAACAGCTAATCAAATTCTTTGCAGACAATAACTTTCGCACCTTCACAGGTATATCTGCATTTGCAAGTCAGGCAGGTGTAAACGGACTTTCAAAACATATTGCAGCAGCTAAAAAGCATCTCAACATTATTACAATCGTTACAGGCGTTGACCAAAAGGGAACTTCACAAGAAGCATTATTAGCACTTCTCAATTTGGACATAAACGCTTTTGTTTTTTACCAACCTTCATTCACAATCTTTCACCCGAAAATTTATTTGTTTGAAGGTGACTACAAATCAGAACTCATAATCGGTTCTTCCAATCTCACATCGCAAGGACTATTCACAAATGTTGAAGCATCGTTACTTGTAAGCATTGACAATTCAGTTGAGTCAGACAGAAAAATTGTTGAGCAACTAAAAGATTATTTCAAAGGCATTTTTGATTTCACCGACCCGAACCTGAAAAAACTCTCAAAGAAAATTATTGCTGACTTGGTGAAAGCTAAAGTTGTTCCGACAGAAGCAGAACGAAAAGCAGCACAGGACAAAGCAGAGAAATCGAAAAGGACAGAAACTGAAAACATCATTTCAAAAATATTTCCGAAGAGAGCAATCGCAAAAATCCCGACCGAATTCAGAGGAACAAAAAAAACAGTAACCATAACATCATCTGCTGCTGTTGTTGTTGGTAGTATTTCCAAGAAAGGTGAGTTGCTTTGGGAAAGCGGTAAACTCACCGAAAGAGATTTGAATATTCCGAAAGGGTCAAACACGAACCCGACTGGTTCAATGCTTTTCAAAAAAGGCAAGACTAAAGGCATTGACCAACGCCATTATTTCAGGGACGCCGTTTTTACTTCTCTCAAATGGAAGAGAGATACAAAGCCAGAAACATCACATCTTGAAAGAGCAGAAGGAACTTTCAATATTGTAATTGACGGCAAGCCGTCAGGCAGTTTTAAACTTACGCTCACACATAACCCTCGAACCGATACCCGCTCCTACGAACAGAAAAACTCAATGACTTCAATAAGTTGGGGAGAAGCCAAGAAAGTGATTGCAAAAGATAACCTCATTGGTAAGAATGCCACTCTATATAAGACCAAAAAGAAAAGTGAGTTTACTTTAGAAATCAAGTAA